From a region of the Candidatus Jettenia caeni genome:
- a CDS encoding glyceraldehyde-3-phosphate dehydrogenase — translation MAKVAINGMGRIGRAAFKIILDRPELKLVAINDLIPPDGLAYLLQHDTCYGRYEKKVESDDNGLAVDGTKYKVVSEKDPTKLPWRDLGVDIVFECTGIFTKKEDLEKHIRAGAKHVILSAPSKSAEIVTVVYGVNKPESPVQVISCASCTTNCITPVVEVMGRRIGIKKAIMTTVHAYTSTQSLVDGFSKEIRRGRSGAVNLVPSSTGAAIATTKSLPQYDGKFDGVAIRAPLPVGSIADIVFLTERETTVEEVNRIFVEESKSERYRDVLGVAEAPFVSSDIIKDPRASVVDLELTQVVDKDLVKVMSWYDNEWGYTNQMIREGVRIAKGV, via the coding sequence ATGGCAAAGGTAGCAATTAACGGTATGGGGAGAATAGGAAGAGCGGCTTTTAAAATTATTCTTGATAGGCCGGAATTGAAGCTTGTAGCAATTAATGATTTAATTCCGCCAGATGGCCTTGCGTATTTACTACAGCATGATACCTGTTACGGGCGGTATGAGAAAAAAGTGGAAAGTGATGACAATGGTCTGGCCGTCGATGGTACCAAATATAAGGTTGTAAGCGAAAAAGACCCTACAAAACTTCCCTGGAGAGATTTAGGGGTTGATATTGTTTTTGAATGTACGGGTATCTTTACCAAAAAGGAGGATCTGGAGAAACACATCAGGGCAGGTGCAAAACACGTCATTTTATCAGCTCCATCAAAGAGTGCAGAAATCGTTACGGTTGTCTACGGTGTCAATAAACCGGAATCACCAGTCCAGGTCATATCCTGTGCCAGTTGTACTACAAACTGTATTACCCCTGTTGTTGAAGTTATGGGAAGGAGAATAGGAATAAAAAAAGCCATAATGACGACGGTGCATGCTTATACTTCTACCCAAAGCCTTGTAGATGGGTTTAGCAAAGAGATACGAAGAGGAAGGTCCGGGGCAGTAAATTTAGTGCCAAGCTCAACAGGCGCGGCTATAGCAACTACCAAATCTCTCCCGCAGTATGATGGAAAATTTGATGGAGTAGCTATACGTGCCCCGCTTCCTGTAGGTTCCATTGCGGACATTGTTTTCCTTACCGAAAGAGAGACGACGGTAGAAGAAGTGAATCGTATATTTGTGGAGGAATCGAAAAGTGAGAGGTACAGAGATGTATTGGGGGTTGCAGAGGCGCCATTTGTTTCTTCAGATATCATAAAAGATCCTCGCGCTTCTGTCGTTGATCTGGAGCTTACGCAGGTGGTGGATAAAGATCTTGTTAAGGTTATGAGCTGGTATGATAACGAATGGGGTTATACGAACCAGATGATACGGGAAGGTGTACGGATAGCTAAGGGGGTGTAA